The segment TAcgaagaaagaagaaaaaatttgttGCGGCAACAATCATCTTCTAAGCAATACGAAAGCAATTCTTCTAGaagttaaaaaagtgaaattgcTAGATATTCACCTAGGAGAATGAAGATTATGAGAAGatatcttaatattttaattttttttctaaaatattttatagtttgaaaatatttatcattGCTTTGAGATTCTCCCCATGAAATCCTTATGATATCATAAACTTATTGCTCAGAagagaaaaatattacaaattggTTCAAAAATTTATGAACAATTCACTCTATAGGCTATTTTGTATATTGGAACTTAGGATAGGACTTTCGAATTTTATGCGAAGTGTGCAATAATTTCGTAAATAAACATCAAATTGAGAAATTAGCAAAAATCTGTGAACAATTTAaatctcaaaaaaaatatatatatttttagaaaaaaactcaaaatacatCTGATAGAAAATGGGGAAAATCGAACGAtagcttaaattttttaacaagaaactattttttatgCCATAAATCTGTCTGTATTTCCttattgaaagaaaaacaattaaatgcaacaaaatatttattcatgtaatatttatttcatcaattaactatttttatttggtttataataattataatatttattattttatttatttaatgtatgtttttatataatatgtatagtatgtatatcatttttatttttatttaatatatatattttttatttagatttttacttaatttcagTTTTAATACTATGTATAACATATGCCTTGctttatttaagtaattaaatattattttatttattttcaccttcaataattttaacacaTGCTGAAAtcagtatatatttatattttatattttttatacaataatttctcaaaaaacgttttattattttttttaataatgtaagGAATTTCTATGTAGTTGTATTATGAGTTTGCATTTAAATTAGAACATTTGTAagatgtttttacaaaaaatttataaattaaaagaaaatttcaatattaacatTATATATTCAAATTCGTTTTACATTTAATAACATGTAaggtaaattatattaattatgtaatttcaaacaattctttgcaaattataacaaattattttaataaacaatacatttacaatattaattacacatttaaatttccaagaatttttttaagaatactgAAATATGAAAGAGGTGTAATCGTACATTGAGAAGGTTTGGGTGATTTTACTAATTGGGTTGTTTGTTATGATTTAAGGTTTCTTTGGTTAatatcattttgttttatttttaaataatgtttaatttttatttttttttactaaaattttttgttatatatttactATTATTTGGCTTTGAAGGAAAAATATAAGATAAAGTGGTgggaaaaaataaagtattatagatttattaaatctttAAGTAGTTTTCAAATACAATgacatatacacacataaactggaatagattatagaggagtttatagacaaatttaaaGACGATATATGTATAAgatcataaataaaatctaGAGAAAATACTAAAGACGAGTTTGtactctggtctatagaataacCTATATGAGACTTATGTTGATACTAGTTAATAGTTCATTatttagactatatattaaactatagacgATATTATACACGATGGTGCAGACGAGTTtatgtcaagactatagacaagtttacAGATAAATTTTAGACAGCAAAATATGCTTTAAGCATTATTTGTCCAGACAAAATTTAGATAAGACTACAGACAAAGCTAGAGATAAGTTTACTAACAAGTTACTAGgatataaactaatttatagacGAGACTCCAGACAGAGTTTATAATCAAATCATTAGATTCAGGCTTGAGGGCGTAATGGTTGCATTTTCGATTACAATTATatttgaagtaattgtaattgaagattTACCaattaaaattgcatttaattgttattaaagttttgccaattccaattatttgaaattgtaattgaatcttttcaaattgaaattttttgtataatagcAAATTTTCCAATTACCATTACTTgtaattttgttacttttaattaaatgtaatttgtaattagtGTTACCTAAATTACAATtgtaagtaattgtaattggatactggtcaattacaagtaattgtaattgattattggtcaattacaagtaattgtaattgattattggtcaattacaagtaattttaattggttattgatcaattacaagtaattgtaatttgttaTTGGTGGTGAATCACAGGTAATTATAATTGATTATTaatcaattacaagtaattgtaattcgaaaaacttcaattttaattacaagTATTTGTAATTGGCTATTTCTCGGTTACACATTACTAGTAATTATAATTGAttatgtaatgaattacttttCCTCGCAGTCTGATTAGATAAgactatatttaaatttatagacaatataatagttttttccCAGACTAGAAAAGAAACTATAGACGATTTCatatataatatactatagaaCCCTTCTTATTAAGGGCAAGGATATATtcaactttatactttatagagATGAAACTATAAACGATTTCATATACAAAACTATACACGAGTccatagtcaagaatataaacCACTTTATAGTCGAAAATATGGATAACGAGTCTATATAAGACTTTATGGACTAATAAGACAGGAGTTTCTTTCACCCACCAatctaaagtttaataaaagtgaaaattgaAAAGGCGATTAGAAAGAATAAATCATAAACACATTTAAACCCAATTAAACTAAGTATTCGTTGTTAGATTAGGATTATTTTAAATCATTGTCATTCCTACCactttaaattatacaattctttcaaaataattacatattttcatttaatttaacaaatgtaatttaattttctcagtattttttaaaattgttttttagggtttttaaatttttatttatttcttctttcttttttttaataagtataacatttatttttattagtacttttatattgcattttttatcaattgcttatgtttaatattttgacattttgttcGATttcgattttgaatttttttcctttactcGATATTTTAAAGTAGCAAAGTAATACATGCAGTGTTTTGTTTGATATAttatgtttaaacttttaatttcgattaaatatttaattacttagATGTAATCTATGTCTGAACTTTTgtatgatttataaaaaaatgcaatagtagtttttagttaattaatattaaatcatGACTAGATTGAACTCATTTTGTAAAGTAGTGGCAATTACAACCAActacttttgtaaaaattttacaactcaatacatttaattaatatataatttatttcagttatatatgatatatgtatgtatattggtatgtgctttattaatttatttatgtttatgtatatttttttactaagatgtatttttttccatatattAAAGGATGAAGTTATGTAtttgatgtaaatatgtatgttttaggtatatgtatgtatataaatatttcgacataaatatataatgttATTGTCAACTAATATATGTTTATagatttaacaatttgtttagtttagaAAGGAGTAAataatttgccaaaaatttggttagaattttttttaaactgaataatttattaagaattctatttaaaatgtttttcttatgttgttaatatttatgaGGAAGTGGGGAAGGTGGCTAAAACGaggaatgaaaatattttaacatttaacaattaCTTTAGTATAAtaatttgttcattttgttttttattttttttttaatttcttggaaCTTTAGTTTAATCATTTTAAGcttaattgtaaattatttatcaGCTTTCTTTTATGgtttaaagatttgtttttatttgttaatttttggtATAATGAACgagtatatgtatttttttatttagtatatattattttttctttaattttggtAAGCAACAAAATactgtatgattttttttcttctataaatatacttattttttttttggtttgtgtataagttttttatattgtttttttttaagttttgcttaattttaaattaacttagtTAGAGTCTGAATCTGAGTCACTAGGTGGCGGTACTGGTGAAGCAGCTGGTTTTGCAGCAGGTTCTTCGCGTATAGGTCTAGTTGCGGCCAAATAAGCATTTGTTGATTCTCCATGTGTGGTTTCGATACCCACCCTAAAAAGTGTTTATTATGAAAggttattaatgttttatatacaaaaaggcCTATTTCATATAGAATTTGTCTGTAAaactttcataaatttatatatgtttgtcaAAATGAAACAAGAAATAAAGTCAGATTTAATTGTTTTGATGGATTTACTGaaataatagtctagtctatatctagtctatagactagacaatagtctagtctatagtctagtctatagtctagtctatagtctagtctataatctagtctatagtctagtctattgtctagtctatagtctagtctatagtctagtctatatattttagtctatagtctagtctatagtctagtctattgtctagtctatagtctagtctatagtctagtctattgtctagtctatagtctagtctatagtctagtctatagtctagtctatagtctagtctatagtctagtctatagtctagtctatagtctagtctatagtctagtctatagtctagtctatagtctagtctatagtctagtctatagtctagtctgtagtctagtctatagtctagtctatattctagtctatagtctaatctatagtctgttctatattctagtctatagtctaatctatagtctagtctatagtcttgtctatagtctagtctaaagtctagtatgtagtctagtctatagtatagtctatatatagactagactagtctagtctatagtcaaaattcTAGAATCAATTTAGCTATATTATTGACAGTCTAAGACTGATGTTATCGGGAACATCTATCCTTGCAATCTTTATCGAAAACTATTATCTAAAACTATTACCGATCCTTGCATGGGCAAGTAATTTCTTTCTCATGACTTAATACTTTACATAACACCGATACCTTGTACAaactttcaaaaacaacttACCGATATTCATGTCTCGCCAAATATCTAACATATTTTTCTGGAGGTTCATCTGAATCCGAATCTTGTACACTGACCGAACGTATTGTTGTATGTGAAACTTGAGTTGCTGGCATGGTGAATTCAACATAAGCATATGGTGCTAATTCACTAGGTATTTGGTCATATGATGTCAAGGCCATACGACAAACCAGCTGATGAGTTGTATAAGCgcctatatattttttttaataaaacaatttaataaagactttaaaatataattaacaaacTCTATACCTTGGCCTTCTTTTGGCAAACGTGGACACCGCCAAACAATGGCACGATGATGATGTTCATATTTAGCTTGACCAGATGTTACTTCAATCAGAGATTCTTGAAGAGTGTCAACAGCTCCTAAAATGCGTTCAATACCCTTGATTTTACCAGTACGTCTATGGGCTGATTTAACCGAACCGTATCTGTAATAAAATTTAGGTAGACCATTGTAGTAAACACATCAAAGTTTATACATAAGCATATTTTAGTAGcaagtattttactttttattgacAGAACCATAACTGAAATAAGTAAATTGACgggatttatatattatttaaatataagacTATTTGATTTTCACTACAAAAGCACAACTCACCTAAAATGTTTTTCGACGCGGAATAGATAAATCCAACATTCTGGTATGGGGAAACGTACAGAAACATCTTCACAAGGTATCTGACCCAATTTACGTGAGGTAAAGCCGGGTACTAAAATATCTGCACGCAACTCTACTTTATTGCCGGTTACTATCCATTGAGCTTTGAGTTGTAGAGGAAGTTCACGATTTTTAGGCGGTCGTATACGGAAGCGCAGTAATTCTATATAATTAGCATCAGGCGGTTGAAACctaaaatgaaatagaaaatacCACAAAAACGTAACAAAATTGTCTATgccaaaattctttaaaacttaCTTAATAATTCTAGTTTTTTCATAATCCTCCTGATTCACGACACTATGAAATTCCACCGCTTCCAAACGAATCCACTCTTCAGTAGCCACAGGTATAATATCGTGACGTCCTACAACTTCTTTACCCTGGCGCCACATGTCATTAACACCCAACTCAATATAAGGCATACCTTAAATTTTGATAAGAAATAATTAtaacttaaagaaatttgaatCTTCAAACCCGCTTACCTGTTAGGAAAGCTAAAAAGAACACTCTCACTCTAGCAATCTGTTTAAGAATCTTCCCTTCTATATCTTGTTCCACATAGATTTCATCTACTGCTGTCACTTGTACCTCTTCCATTTTGTAGGTTAGAGCTCGTTCGCGTAGGGCGGGCAAATGAAATAGAGCCTCCTCTATACACACCGAAAATTGTTTCATATCTTCATAGTTCATTGAACCAATTTTAAAAAGCTGCGATGATTGTGGTGCATGTTCAACTGGCAGACCTAATTTCTTAAGATCACTACCAAACTCTTTGACACCCTCGTAATCTCCGGCTATGGCGTATTGTGCAAATTTAGTGAGTTTGTTCGTAATACGTTCGGCTTTGGTCACTTGGCCAGGTCTCACACCTGGTCGTTCTTTGTAGAAGATGTACTGTAATTTCATAGTGAAAATTTTACCGAATTGATCATACTGTTGAGCACCAATTTCTGAAACTGAATACGAAGGCTGTAGGGGAAGTTCCTGGAAGGGTTGCTTATCGGAAGCTTGATTAAAAAGTTGAACTACTGGTATATCATTTTGCATAACCAAACGAACGAATATCTTTTTCCAGAAACGCTGACCGGTTATCTTCTTTTTATTCGGTTGTCTCAATTGCATTTCCCAACCAGGACCCACGTAGTTAAGACGTGGGAACTCTTCCAGAGGTTGTGAAACATCTTCATCGAAAAGCGGGGTTTGTGGAGTCTCTTGAGAATCTGTGCGTTTCATAGAACCATCATCCTGTTGAGCTGGTGCTGGAAAACCTGTTTCTTCGAATGGATTTACTGCAGGGCTGACATCTTCGGAATACTGTCCAGTTGGAGCGGTACGTGTTGGAGGTGGTGGAGCAAGTTGTGGTGCAATTGCAGTTGCCCCCTCTGTTTTTGGTCGTATAACAACATTAAAGTCTTTTTCGACTGATTCTACGGAATCCGATCGTACAGGAGCCTGCATACTATAAAAATCATCATCTTCATTGCCGAAACCATCACTAGGATCAGCAAAGGCATCAGCTGCTGAATTAGGAGTACCAAAAGCACTCTCTCCCCATGCTGAAAATCAATACGTCATTAACGcacaattataaacaaaaaatttaatttatagacTTACCATCCCCTGTAGTGGGAGTTACAGCCCCTGATCCAGCTCCTCCACCAAATCCATCTAAAATACTGATGTTATCTTTTTTAACGGATTCAAATTTGGCTGAGAACGCATCGAATTCATCTGGTTCAGCAAAAATGTTTGTGCCATATGCTTGTTGTGGCTCAACAACGGGATCTGGATCTGCAGCAAATATATTGATTGCAGCAGTAGGTATAGCCCCCGTATCAGAACTACTTGAGAATATATTTTCTACCGCTGTATCTGCCGTTgatgtgaaaatattttctaccaTTGTATCGGCCGttgatgtaaatatattttctaccaCTGTATCAGCTGTTGATGTGAAAATATTCTCCACCATTGTATCTGCTGTactagtaaaaatattttctacaactGTATCTGCTGttgatgtaaatatattttcagtTACTGTGTCTGCAGtacttgtaaaaatattttctgccaCCGGCTCTGTATCATCAGcattgaaaatgtttgttacTATTTCTGCTGGAGGATATGTTTCCTCCTCCTCATCAGGACTAGCGAACGGATTAGCAGATCCAGAACCACTTGGTGGGGCAAAGTCTAAACCAGTGTCCATTTCTTCTACGACAGGCTGCTGCAATTCAATATCTGCATCACTTGTTACATTATCTGACATACCTTCTATCGGAGAGTCTGGTAAAGCCTGAGTTGTTGCAGCAGATTCAGTCGGAGGACTTTGATCAGATTCAATATTTGAACTGGCATGTGGAGCTGTGGAAATATCTGCCTCATCATCTTCTACAGGAGGATCAGGTTCGGTATCTATTACAACAGCTGGTACTTCATTCTTTGTTTCGGGTTGCGGTTCTGGTTCATCTTCATCGTCTGATCGTGGTAAATCTTCTACTGTTGTTATTTCAATGTCTGGTGTTGGAGCTCGTTGTTTATTGGTTGGTTCTTGAACAGCTATTCTATTTTGGTTGTTACTATTGTATGTGGCTGATTGCGGCTCTGAGGTGATATTATGAGTGCTTTCGTCTGGTCGAGTTAAGACGGAGTTGAATATTACTGTATCATCTGTCTTAGATTCAGTTGATTCAGCTTCTGGCTCAGCTGCTGTAGGATCAAGTACAAGATCATCGCTTAATAAATCGGGTTTGGCCACGGGTTGAGCAGGTTTATCAAAAAGACTTAAAATATCCTCTTTACTCTTAGGTGGTGGAGGTTTTGGTGGTTTGGTAGTACCAAACATATCAAAGAGATCCTCTGAATCTGCAGGGTTATCTTGCTCTTGTTTTTGTGGAACTGGTGGTGGTGGAGCAGGCGGAGTAGGTCTAGGAGGTGGTTGTTGGCCATGAATACTTGGTGGCACTGGTCTTGGAGGAGCAGGTCTTGGTGGCGGAGGTCGAGGTGGTTGTTGTTTGGCTGGTGATGGCATGGGTGTTGCTCCTTGAATTGGAGGAATACCTGTGGGTACGCCAAATGGATTATCATTTGCAACCATAGTATTAGAACCACTTCCAATTAAGTCAATATCAAAACCTTGTGTGTTACCAGAGGAACCACTGTCAGACACATCTAACAAATCGGCTAAACCACTGTCCGGAGTTGGACTTGGCGAGTGTAAGTCTCTCATAGATACAGGACTAGGAGAACGCGTTGCCGGTATGCGTCCTAATAACTCAGAGCTTGTTTCATCCATTTGGTTAGAAACAGAATTAATAAGTTCTTGCGTCTTTGGAGGCAATGGTCTAGGTGGAGGAGCCTTTGTTTTATTATCTTCTTCCTCATCTTGTGTTGACTTAATGCTTAGAGCATCATCTTCAGCTTCTATAGTTGTACCAAAGAAACTCATAGCTGGATCGATGTCATGTTCTTGATGTTCTGCTTCATCCTCAGCATCATCTCCAAATACAAAGGGATTAACTGCTGAATCTGAAGCTCCAAAAGGATTATCTTCATTGGCTTCAGATGCATCAGCCTGAATTAGGAATGGATTAACTGTAGGATCATCCACTCCATCCATTTCATCATCCATTAAGAAGGGATTcgccattttgttttatttgtattagaTTTTCTGTCTAAAATTAATGTTCGATAAGTTCGctttctaataattttatttccgtTTCTCCTGGTTGTAGATTTTCTGCAATCGATGTATCAAACGGATCTACTTCGACGGGcacaacaatttgtttatgGGGTAATTGAGGTGTTAAGACCTTATCACCTAAACCTAATTCTTGAGCGTCGCTTTGAGTATCTAAAACTCCTGTGGGAATATCTGATTTTCTTTCGGGTAATAACTCGCTTTCTAAAAGTTTTAGTTCTGCTTGACCTGGTTGTAAATTAGCAGCTATTGAAGTATCAAAAGGATCTACTTCCTGTTCGGCAGAGTAATCTGGCAAATCTTTACTTTCTTGTGCTGGTGTCAAAACTTTCGTATTGATGTTTTCTTTTACCGCCAACAAATCCTCTGCAGGTACTGGTGTTGGAGGAGCTCTGGGATCAAAATCTGGATCCGATAAGCTATGTTTTAATGTGGGTTTTGATAAAAGATCGCTTTCTAGATGTTTAAGTTCAACGTCTGTTGGTTTATTTTCCGGAACGTAAGATGTATCA is part of the Lucilia cuprina isolate Lc7/37 chromosome 3, ASM2204524v1, whole genome shotgun sequence genome and harbors:
- the LOC111683016 gene encoding protein stoned-B isoform X2, whose translation is MANPFLMDDEMDGVDDPTVNPFLIQADASEANEDNPFGASDSAVNPFVFGDDAEDEAEHQEHDIDPAMSFFGTTIEAEDDALSIKSTQDEEEDNKTKAPPPRPLPPKTQELINSVSNQMDETSSELLGRIPATRSPSPVSMRDLHSPSPTPDSGLADLLDVSDSGSSGNTQGFDIDLIGSGSNTMVANDNPFGVPTGIPPIQGATPMPSPAKQQPPRPPPPRPAPPRPVPPSIHGQQPPPRPTPPAPPPPVPQKQEQDNPADSEDLFDMFGTTKPPKPPPPKSKEDILSLFDKPAQPVAKPDLLSDDLVLDPTAAEPEAESTESKTDDTVIFNSVLTRPDESTHNITSEPQSATYNSNNQNRIAVQEPTNKQRAPTPDIEITTVEDLPRSDDEDEPEPQPETKNEVPAVVIDTEPDPPVEDDEADISTAPHASSNIESDQSPPTESAATTQALPDSPIEGMSDNVTSDADIELQQPVVEEMDTGLDFAPPSGSGSANPFASPDEEEETYPPAEIVTNIFNADDTEPVAENIFTSTADTVTENIFTSTADTVVENIFTSTADTMVENIFTSTADTVVENIFTSTADTMVENIFTSTADTAVENIFSSSSDTGAIPTAAINIFAADPDPVVEPQQAYGTNIFAEPDEFDAFSAKFESVKKDNISILDGFGGGAGSGAVTPTTGDAWGESAFGTPNSAADAFADPSDGFGNEDDDFYSMQAPVRSDSVESVEKDFNVVIRPKTEGATAIAPQLAPPPPTRTAPTGQYSEDVSPAVNPFEETGFPAPAQQDDGSMKRTDSQETPQTPLFDEDVSQPLEEFPRLNYVGPGWEMQLRQPNKKKITGQRFWKKIFVRLVMQNDIPVVQLFNQASDKQPFQELPLQPSYSVSEIGAQQYDQFGKIFTMKLQYIFYKERPGVRPGQVTKAERITNKLTKFAQYAIAGDYEGVKEFGSDLKKLGLPVEHAPQSSQLFKIGSMNYEDMKQFSVCIEEALFHLPALRERALTYKMEEVQVTAVDEIYVEQDIEGKILKQIARVRVFFLAFLTGMPYIELGVNDMWRQGKEVVGRHDIIPVATEEWIRLEAVEFHSVVNQEDYEKTRIIKFQPPDANYIELLRFRIRPPKNRELPLQLKAQWIVTGNKVELRADILVPGFTSRKLGQIPCEDVSVRFPIPECWIYLFRVEKHFRYGSVKSAHRRTGKIKGIERILGAVDTLQESLIEVTSGQAKYEHHHRAIVWRCPRLPKEGQGAYTTHQLVCRMALTSYDQIPSELAPYAYVEFTMPATQVSHTTIRSVSVQDSDSDEPPEKYVRYLARHEYRVGIETTHGESTNAYLAATRPIREEPAAKPAASPVPPPSDSDSDSN
- the LOC111683016 gene encoding protein stoned-B isoform X1, with protein sequence MANPFLMDDEMDGVDDPTVNPFLIQADASEANEDNPFGASDSAVNPFVFGDDAEDEAEHQEHDIDPAMSFFGTTIEAEDDALSIKSTQDEEEDNKTKAPPPRPLPPKTQELINSVSNQMDETSSELLGRIPATRSPSPVSMRDLHSPSPTPDSGLADLLDVSDSGSSGNTQGFDIDLIGSGSNTMVANDNPFGVPTGIPPIQGATPMPSPAKQQPPRPPPPRPAPPRPVPPSIHGQQPPPRPTPPAPPPPVPQKQEQDNPADSEDLFDMFGTTKPPKPPPPKSKEDILSLFDKPAQPVAKPDLLSDDLVLDPTAAEPEAESTESKTDDTVIFNSVLTRPDESTHNITSEPQSATYNSNNQNRIAVQEPTNKQRAPTPDIEITTVEDLPRSDDEDEPEPQPETKNEVPAVVIDTEPDPPVEDDEADISTAPHASSNIESDQSPPTESAATTQALPDSPIEGMSDNVTSDADIELQQPVVEEMDTGLDFAPPSGSGSANPFASPDEEEETYPPAEIVTNIFNADDTEPVAENIFTSTADTVTENIFTSTADTVVENIFTSTADTMVENIFTSTADTVVENIFTSTADTMVENIFTSTADTAVENIFSSSSDTGAIPTAAINIFAADPDPVVEPQQAYGTNIFAEPDEFDAFSAKFESVKKDNISILDGFGGGAGSGAVTPTTGDAWGESAFGTPNSAADAFADPSDGFGNEDDDFYSMQAPVRSDSVESVEKDFNVVIRPKTEGATAIAPQLAPPPPTRTAPTGQYSEDVSPAVNPFEETGFPAPAQQDDGSMKRTDSQETPQTPLFDEDVSQPLEEFPRLNYVGPGWEMQLRQPNKKKITGQRFWKKIFVRLVMQNDIPVVQLFNQASDKQPFQELPLQPSYSVSEIGAQQYDQFGKIFTMKLQYIFYKERPGVRPGQVTKAERITNKLTKFAQYAIAGDYEGVKEFGSDLKKLGLPVEHAPQSSQLFKIGSMNYEDMKQFSVCIEEALFHLPALRERALTYKMEEVQVTAVDEIYVEQDIEGKILKQIARVRVFFLAFLTGMPYIELGVNDMWRQGKEVVGRHDIIPVATEEWIRLEAVEFHSVVNQEDYEKTRIIKFQPPDANYIELLRFRIRPPKNRELPLQLKAQWIVTGNKVELRADILVPGFTSRKLGQIPCEDVSVRFPIPECWIYLFRVEKHFSYGSVNKKYGSVKSAHRRTGKIKGIERILGAVDTLQESLIEVTSGQAKYEHHHRAIVWRCPRLPKEGQGAYTTHQLVCRMALTSYDQIPSELAPYAYVEFTMPATQVSHTTIRSVSVQDSDSDEPPEKYVRYLARHEYRVGIETTHGESTNAYLAATRPIREEPAAKPAASPVPPPSDSDSDSN